Proteins from a genomic interval of Desulfovibrio piger:
- the cbiR gene encoding cobamide remodeling phosphodiesterase CbiR, with translation MKQTPGPVIGAPSFVMPANVADNARFLAGRVDEVALCLFEARSCLAYDDEDLPPALADLPLSWHVHLPVDLPWPRKMDAEAVRVAVELALRVFDRVVWLKPWGAVLHAPKGSPVLQRFILRQAAACWQRRSKIPLLLENTDICDIAGLGRGFPADHGLGFCLDVGHLMGYAQNALWASPLPETAALVHWSAPGTQDQHLALHRFTAAQQHLARQLAGRLPGNCRHLLEIFRWQGVEESLPLLRDLLASQPDTVSPGCPHGPNNAKTAE, from the coding sequence ATGAAGCAGACCCCCGGCCCCGTCATCGGCGCTCCTTCTTTTGTCATGCCCGCCAATGTGGCCGACAATGCCCGCTTTCTGGCCGGGCGCGTCGATGAAGTGGCCCTGTGCCTTTTTGAGGCCCGTTCCTGCCTTGCCTATGACGACGAAGACCTGCCCCCCGCGCTGGCGGACCTGCCCCTGAGCTGGCATGTCCACCTGCCCGTGGATCTGCCCTGGCCGCGCAAGATGGATGCCGAAGCCGTGCGCGTGGCCGTGGAGCTGGCCCTGCGCGTCTTTGACCGGGTGGTCTGGCTCAAGCCCTGGGGCGCCGTGCTCCATGCCCCCAAGGGCAGCCCCGTGCTGCAGCGTTTCATCCTGCGTCAGGCCGCCGCCTGCTGGCAGCGCCGCAGCAAGATCCCCCTGCTGCTGGAGAACACCGACATCTGCGACATCGCCGGCCTGGGGCGCGGCTTTCCGGCCGATCACGGACTGGGCTTCTGTCTGGACGTCGGCCACCTCATGGGCTATGCTCAAAACGCACTTTGGGCATCTCCCCTGCCCGAGACAGCGGCCCTGGTCCACTGGAGCGCCCCCGGCACCCAGGACCAGCATCTGGCGCTGCACCGGTTCACGGCAGCCCAGCAGCATCTGGCACGGCAACTGGCCGGCCGTCTGCCCGGGAACTGCCGTCATCTGCTGGAGATCTTCCGCTGGCAGGGGGTGGAGGAATCCCTGCCCCTCCTGCGCGACCTGCTGGCCAGCCAGCCGGATACCGTGTCCCCCGGCTGCCCGCACGGCCCCAACAACGCCAAAACAGCGGAGTAA